A window of Anomalospiza imberbis isolate Cuckoo-Finch-1a 21T00152 chromosome 4, ASM3175350v1, whole genome shotgun sequence contains these coding sequences:
- the LONRF1 gene encoding LON peptidase N-terminal domain and RING finger protein 1, translating into MAASSPAGTVGSELPPEPGGSGGPGEGADEERELLLARLVPASRLKEAVGASLASLCLGPLGGAQRLGTLVDCLVLNYRLRQGPGRGRERGAEGPLRCCGCRRFLGEPVTVPCGHTYCRRCLRRELRARCRRCRDWLLPTGGTSTAAAPLRTSVVLNRLAEKWFPGECERARAGTRLEELLIEGRFREALGAANQALRADSSDLMLRIYRAESYIGLQEYKTAIEDLNFVISKMPNWPEVYFQKGKVLQDSGFVGDALQLFLQCLALDEDFLPAKLEVEKILCDVLSPEKLGESLKESAWNSSHIRNKPFILGSEVTASYCNLQLCPPQSLGGSDVLEPVSGGLNRAQSAHALNSAKDLAKEDGLKRVSSEPLLSGQGKGALLKRKLSFSEQDTVVCEDGRNKHKKQGESTKRDMTLAFGTIPGDLIDVSDFECSLCMRLFFEPVTTPCGHTFCKGCLERCLDHAPQCPLCKESLKEYLASRKYSITELLEELIMKYLSDELFERKRIHAEETAEHSNLTKNVPMFVCTMAYPTVPCPLHVFEPRYRLMIRRSMETGTKQFGMCISDSQNGFADYGCMLQIRNVHFLPDGRSVVDTVGGKRFRVLRRGMKDGYCTADIEYLEDVKVADEELKKLRELHNFVYNQACSWFQNLRNKFRTQILQHFGPMPDREENIQAMPNGPAWCWWLLAVLPVDPRYQLSVLSMMSLKDRLIKIQHILTYFSRDQSK; encoded by the exons ATGGCAGCGTCCTCTCCCGCCGGCACCGTGGGCTCGGAGCTGCCGCCGGAgccgggcggcagcgggggcCCTGGCGAGGGGGCGGATGAagagcgggagctgctgctggcgcGGCTGGTGCCCGCGAGCCGCCTGAAGGAAGCGGTGGGCGCGTCCCTGGCGTCGCTGTGCCTCGGCCCCCTCGGCGGAGCCCAGCGCCTCGGGACCCTCGTGGACTGCCTGGTGCTGAACTACCGCCTGCGGcaggggccgggccggggccgggagcgcGGGGCCGAGGGGCCGCTGCGCTGCTGCGGCTGCCGGAGGTTCCTGGGCGAGCCGGTGACCGTCCCGTGCGGGCACACCTATTGCCGCCGCTGCCTCCGCAGGGAGCTGCGggcccgctgccgccgctgccgggaCTGGTTGCTGCCGACGGGGGGCACCAGCAcggccgcggccccgctgcGCACCAGCGTCGTTCTCAACCGGCTGGCGGAGAAGTGGTTCCCGGGCGAGTGCGAGAGGGCGAGGGCCGGGACtcggctggaggagctgctgatcGAGGGCCGCTTCCGAGAGGCGCTGGGCGCCGCCAACCAGGCTCTGCGAGCAG ATTCCAGTGACTTGATGCTAAGAATTTACAGAGCTGAGTCATATATTGGCCTCCAAGAATATAAAACAGCCATAGAAGATCTAAATTTTGTTATTTCCAAAATGCCTAATTGGCCAGAG GTCTACTTCCAGAAAGGAAAAGTTCTGCAAGACTCTGGCTTTGTAGGAGATGCCTTACAACTGTTTCTACAGTGCTTAGCCCTTGATGAGGACTTTCTTCCAGCCAAGCTAGAAGTAGAAAAG ATATTGTGTGATGTTTTGTCACCAGAGAAGTTAGGTGAGAGTCTGAAGGAATCTGCTTGGAATTCATCCCATATTAGAAATAAACCTTTTATACTTGGTTCTGAGGTAACTGCATCTTACTGCAACTTACAGCTTTGTCCTCCACAG AGTTTAGGAGGATCAGATGTACTGGAGCCTGTGAGTGGAGGCTTAAATCGTGCACAGTCTGCCCATGCTCTTAACTCAGCAAAAGACCTTGCCAAGGAAGATGGCTTAAAGAGAGTGTCTTCTGAACCCCTCCTCTCTGGCCAAGGAAAAGGTGCTTTGTTAAAAAGAAAGCTTTCCTTTTCAGAACAGGATACAGTTGTATGTGAAGATggaagaaacaaacacaaaaagcaAGGAG AAAGTACAAAAAGGGACATGACACTGGCTTTTGGAACAATCCCAGGGGATTTGATTGATGTATCAGATTTTGAATGCTCTCTGTGTATGAG GCTGTTCTTTGAGCCAGTAACAACCCCTTGTGGACATACCTTTTGCAAAGGTTGTTTGGAACGGTGTTTAGATCATGCTCCACAGTGTCCACTCTGTAAGGAGAGCTTGAAAGAG TACCTTGCAAGCAGAAAATACAGTATCACAGAACTTCTGGAGGaattaataatgaaatatttgtcTGATGAATTATTTGAGAGAAAAAGAATTCATGCTGAAGAAACTGCAGAACACTCCAA CTTGACCAAGAATGTTCCAATGTTTGTTTGCACTATGGCATATCCTACTGTGCCTTGTCCTCTACATGTATTTGAGCCAAGATACCGACTCATGATTCGCAGGAGTATGGAAACTGGAACTAAACAGTTTGGGATGTGCATAAGTGATTCTCAAAATGG TTTTGCAGATTATGGTTGCATGCTGCAAATTAGGAACGTTCATTTTCTACCTGATGGACGGTCTGTTGTTGATACAGTTGGTGGAAAGAGATTTAGAGTTTTACGGAGAGGGATGAAAGATGGTTATTGCACTGCAGACATTGAATATTTGGAAGATGTTAAG GTTGCTGATGAAGAACTAAAGAAATTGAGAGAGCTGCACAATTTCGTTTACAATCAGGCCTGCAGTTGGTTCCAAAACTTAAGAAACAAATTTCGCACTCAAATTCTTCAGCACTTTGGACCAATGCCTGACAGGGAGGAAAATATACAG GCAATGCCCAATGGTCCTGCTTGGTGTTGGTGGCTTCTAGCTGTTCTCCCAGTAGACCCCAGGTACCAGCTGTCAGTTCTCTCCATGATGTCTTTAAAAGACCGACTGATAAAAATCCAACATATACTCACCTATTTTTCTAGAGACCAGTCCAAGTGA
- the LOC137472094 gene encoding multifunctional protein ADE2 codes for MAPAASDLKLGKKVNEGKTKEVYELPDIPGCVLMQSKDQITAGNAARKDRMEGKAAISNTTTSCVFQLLQEAGIKTAFVRKQSDTAFIAAHCEMIPIEWVCRRIATGSFLKRNPGVKEGYKFYPPKIEMFYKDDANNDPQWSEEQIIEAKFCFAGLTIGQTEVDIMSRSTQAIFEILEKAWQPQNCTLVDLKIEFGVNVLTKEIVLADVIDNDSWRLWPAGDRSQQKDKQSYRDLKEVTPEALQMVKRNFEWVSERVELLLKTKSQGRVVVLMGSSSDLSHCEKIKKACATFGIPCELRVTSAHKGPDETLRIKAEYEGDGIPTVFVAVAGRSNGLGPVMSGNTAYPVVNCPPLSADWGTQDVWSSLRLPSGLSCPTTLSPEGAAQFAAQIFGLNNHLVWAKLRSNMLNTWISLKQADKKLRECSL; via the exons ATGGCCCCCGCAGCATCAG ACCTGAAACTTGGCAAAAAAGTTAATGAAGGTAAAACGAAAGAAGTGTACGAGCTGCCAGATATCCCGGGATGTGTTCTCATGCAGTCAAAAGACCAGATAACGGCGGGAAATGCAGCCAGGAAGGACCGAATGGAAGGGAAGGCTGCCATTTCGAACACAACGACAAGCTGCGTGTTCCAGCTACTTCAGGAAGCTG GAATCAAAACAGCTTTTGTCAGGAAACAGAGTGACACAGCATTCATAGCAGCTCACTGTGAAATGATCCCAATTGAATGGGTGTGCAGAAGAATTGCTACTGGCTCCTTCCTCAAGAGGAACCCTGGTGTCAAAGAAGGATATAAATTTTACCCACCCAAAATTGAGATGTTTTACAAG GATGATGCTAATAATGATCCACAGTGGTCTGAAGAGCAAATAATTGAAGCAAAATTCTGTTTTGCTGGACTTACTATTGGCCAGACTGAAGTAGATATTATGTCTCGTTCTACTCAAGCCATTTTTGAGATCCTGGAAAAAGCATGGCAGCCCCAAAACTGCACTCTTGTAGACCTGAAG ATTGAATTTGGTGTTAATGTGCTGACAAAAGAAATTGTTCTTGCTGATGTTATTGACAATGATTCATGGAgactgtggccagcaggagaCAGAAGCCAGCAAAAGGACAAGCAG tcCTACCGGGACCTGAAAGAAGTGACTCCTGAAGCACTGCAAATGGTTAAGAGAAACTTTGAATGGGTTTCAGAAAGAGTGGAG TtgcttctgaaaacaaagaGCCAAGGTAGAGTTGTGGTGTTAATGGGATCTTCTTCTGACCTCAGTcactgtgaaaaaataaaaaaggcatgTGCAACCTTTGGAATTCCTTGTGAATTAAGAGTGACCTCTGCTCACAAAGGGCCAGATGAAACCCTGAGGATCAAAGCAGAATATGAAG GAGATGGAATCCCAACAGTGTTTGTTGCAGTAGCTGGCAGAAGCAATGGTTTGGGGCCAGTAATGTCTGGTAACACTGCTTACCCAGTTGTCAACTGCCCTCCACTCTCAGCTGACTGGGGTACTCAGGATGTGTGGTCCTCTCTCAGACTACCCAGTG GTCTTAGCTGTCCTACTACTCTGTCACCTGAAGGAGCTGCCCAGTTTGCTGCCCAGATATTTGGGTTAAACAACCATTTAGTGTGGGCCAAACTGCGATCAAACATGTTAAACACCTGGATCTCCCTAAAGCAGGCTGACAAAAAACTGAGAGAGTGCTCCTTATAA